CCTACGTGgtgcttggaaaagaaaaccaggaGAATTTTCAATCTTTGCTGTTTGAAATTTAGTGTAAAAGGAGTTAGACTTAAATATTTATCTCTTCACATGGAAACTACAAGCTATTTTGGTTATCAGCTCAGTCTCAAAACTTGTTTTTCAAGTTTcctggcaagaaaaaaaaaacccctctgtcAGGAGTAAATTTTTTTCCATACTCTACCATTactttgctttgtctttttttatctgTAAAACACCAGAGCAATATCAATGTTACTTGTCAGGTACATAGGGAGTGCTCTCTCTGAAAACTGAGCATTTTTCTTGTGGCCTAATGTGGCATTTCACAGTTATTTCCAGCAAGGCATAGCCAAAAATTGTTCAAAGTATCTGACAAGTTTATTTTCTCTAATTAATTAGAAAATGCCATTGCTTGGGTCAGGAGGGGGAAATTACCTTGGGAAAGCCACCCCTTTCACACCTCATATTTCTAAAGCACATCACTctacaataaaaaaagcaaacaaacaaaagtttgTCTTTTGCAGAAATAACTGGTAGGAATATGAACATTTTCACTGCTAAAAAGTAGGCCATGAATAATTTGTGCAGAACAGGACTGGTTTGATGGTTACTGGCACATGATGCCAGAGGCCAGATGGTGAgccttccagaaaaaaacaaggaactTCAGAAATGCAACTCTAAATAGGGAGCAGGGAACTGTGTAAAAGACATACACATTTACACTGACGACACCAGAACTTTTAGTTTAGAAGAAGTCCTAAATTCTGCTCCTTTAAATCCTCAGCCTTCTTCATGTGCTTTCCTTACAACATCAGAGACAATTTTTCGTTTAAATCTTGTCagagagcagggagcagcaatCACTATGTGTTGTAAACGGAGTTCAAGTGACTACTGCTACTTAGGGAGTAAGATTTAAGAACTCTTCTCCCATCTCTTTCTACCTCCTTTATTTATTACAAACCTGAAGTCTGTTTATGGGTGAAGGAAATCTCTCCTGATGGACTGTGAACATGTTTACAAATAGCAAACTTGAAGGAAAATATGCCCAAATGTGTGGATCTGAGGGATGGAAGTGGTGAAGAGGACACCTCTGGTACTACAATGGCACTGTTGCATCAGCAGTTTCTATTCTCTCCCAGAGAGATCAGTTTCTAGTGTAATAAACCAGAGTCATAGAATTCTAACACTACATCATCAAAACTACAGAGAATAAAGCACATTAAGCTTCTTTCAGTCTTTATTCTCAGAAGAATGTGCATTATATTAAACAGACCCAGGTAGAACACAATCCTTcttgtcttttgtctttttgtgtcTGATTCTCCTGTATTCCTAGCTCTGTTCACATTCTCTGGCaaataaacatgtttttctcACGTTGCCACAAGCAACTACCTTTTTGCCTCTTAGAAACATAATCCTACATACATCTACCTTTGGGTTACCAGTCCGTGCGTTCAAACTCTATGGCTCCTGTGGATTTTGTTTAGTTGCTTATGTGGGAATGACATCCTGTTCACAAGAAATATGACAGATTTCACAGCCTACTTCAGCATGCCTTTTCAGTCTGGTTTTTACTGCCAGGTACCGAAAAGCctaatttttccctttctctgctttatccttccttcttcttctcttcttcaaagTGTTTATTAGTTGGCCTGTAGGTAGAAACAACAAAgtaaaaacagaagtaaaagatAATATGAAACAGTGGCATTTAATTGTATTCACTTGTGTTATTctaataaatttcattttaatctaATTTAAACTATAACTACTTACTATGAAGTATAACTTAAATGTGTGTTCAGCATTGAAGGTATGAAAATAAATGCCAGGGCCTTTTTGAAATGTAGTACTTTTCTTCCAGAATTTCAAATTCCTTTGTAATAGAAGAGATACTCCTTTCATGAAATAGCCCAGCAATGTTTCCTATGATTAATTTTTACAAAGTACaatggagaaaaatattaactttGGCTTAATTTGTCCTTTTCAACCAGGGAAAAATATCTggctgttttttaattaaaagtcaaTCCAGGCTTTTGTCCTCTGATTTAACCAGAAATTATCCTAAGCAATTTGTAGCAGCCCataaaaaaaatttattttttcttgattgAGACTTGATAATTGAGATCATAATAAATGCAGTTTATTGTGATTTATGAGGATTATCTGGAAATTATTTCAATATTCTGAGGATTTAGATGAAATGCTAAACTaacaaacattttccttctcctttaaagaaaagaatagCATCTATATATGGAAAAAGACCAAaggagaacaaaacaaaaaaccctcatcCACTTATGTCCAAATATTTACAGGTAACAATGAGGCTGAAGCATTCTCTTCACACAGTGAGATTTCCATATTACATATCTGGAGGGAATCAATGCTCCATCTGGCCCTATTAATTTTCGGGTAGCATACACTACACATCAGTATATCTTTACctgtttgacatttttttcccttacaagTCTGATTCTGACCTTTATAAGTCATAAGGAATAATAGTATACACTACTATAACTGGGAAAGTGTTACACTAGCAGTTTATAAGGAATTTATATGCCTTAAATAGGCATCGACATCTTCATTTTATAAACAGAGGCTATTtgtaaaaatatcaaaatcGTGCAATTCACTTACAGAACTCGACAAAAAACGCAGAGCCCTGGTATGTTCCAGACACTTTTTAACAGTATATATGTTCCTCTGGAGGTCCCTTACTTTCCTAAAACTCGAGGTTCTGTAGAAATACTGTGTCCTTAATAGTTAAAGATATGGTTAAGAGAGCTGAATCTTTATCCGTATTCAAAGCTCAGCCATGAAATTGTGTTACTTCCTTCTCTTTGAAATCAATTTACGACAAAAATACTGAAGCTGCCGCTTCGGTTTCTATCCTAATCTAGAAGAAAGCCCTTAAAGAATAAATCTGCGTGACGGGGGAGACTTTTTATCCAcgggttttattttaatttagaaggaaaaacaaaagtttgCCGTTCCCGGGGTCTCTCTGGCTTCACAACGCGGGGTAAAACACGTCTTTTCTCGGTCATCTGGGGTCCTAACGGCAAGAAATTCACCCGTGTGAAAGTCCACCGTCTGCTCCTCACTCCCCGAAGAAACTGGGGTGATTTTGTGGCccgtatttttttaaaaatatgaatttaTAACTCCGAAGAAACACAGACTCGGAGGACGAAAAGCTCTTCCTGGCTAACAGTTAGGCGGGCTCTGCAAAGCACCAATCACAGATCACCGCTTCGCTATAAATTCAGGCATCGGGGTTACTGTAGCCCAATTACTTTCTTTTGATTAGGAAGAAGTCTCTGCAGCGATGTCGGAGACCGCTCCTGCTGCCGCTCCCGCTGTCGCGGCCCCCGCCGCCAAGGCCGCCGCCAAGAAGCCGAAGAAGGCGGCGGGCGGCTCCAAAGCCCGCAAGCCGGCGGGCCCCAGCGTCACCGAGCTGATCACCAAGGCCGTGTCCGCCTCCAAGGAGCGCAAGGGGCTCTCTCTCGCCGCCCTCAAGAAGGCGCTGGCCGCCGGCGGATACGATGTGGAGAAGAACAACAGCCGCATCAAGCTGGGGCTCAAGAGCCTCGTCAGCAAGGGCACCCTGGTGCAGACCAAGGGCACCGGCGcctccggctctttccggctcagCAAGAAGCCCGGCGAAGTGAAGGAGAAAGCCCCCAAGAAGCGGGCGGCCGCGGCCAAGCCCAAGAAGCCGGCGGCCAAGAAGCCTGCCAATGCTGCCAAGAAGCCCAAGAAGGCTGCGGCGGTGAAGAAGAGCCCCAAGAAAGCCAAAAAGCCGGCGGCCGCTGCAGCCAAGAAAGCGACCAAGAGCCCCAAGAAGGCGACTAAGGCTGCTAAACCCAAAAAAGCGGCGGCAGCAGCGAAGAGCCCGGCCAAGGCGAAGGCGGTGAAGCCCAAAGCCGCCAAGCCCAAGGCGACCAAGCCCAAAGCAGCCAAGGCAAAGAAGGCGGCAGCCAAGAAGTGAAGTGTTGAAGTGGAAATACTTAAACCCAACGGCTCTTTTAAGAGCCACCCACTCGTGTCCGAAAAAAGGGCTGATACACTCGGTCGCCGAGCTCTGTGCCCGCAGCAGGGCTACCCCCGCGCTGCTATCCGTGTGGGACGTTCGTTCGTGGAGTGGATGGGACGCTATAAACTTCTGGCCGTGCTTACGCTAaggcttgggggaaaaataaagtttaCTTTCCCTGcgaaaactcttttttttttttttttgagcaccGCCAGAGGGTGTGTGGGTTAAAGGGACCGCTTCTACTTAGGGCGGGTATCGCTCTACAGCGCAGAGGTTTCTTTGTGCTTTAACCGGCGCGGTTTCTAACAGCCTGGGTGCGACTGCCACACCTCCTTAGTGACCGTATCCGGGAACTGTCTGCGCCACTCCTCCGCTGCTTTGGCAGTGAGCCTTTCCCTGGGCAGCGCTGTCACGGGGCAGGTCTGAATTCTTGCGTGATTTCATTGACCTGCTTTTCGAGCAGGGGATGGGCGAGGGACGGGTAGAGCTACCGGAGGCCCTCTTGCCCACTGTACCGGCGGCAGCTCTGCCGGGAGGTTGTGGGGAGCCTCGGCGGCAGGGCGGCGCGAAGCTCCGTGCAGCCCCGGCAGCTCCGGCCCCGGCACTGCTCATTGGCTGTTGGCAGAAGCAGGAGCCGCTTATTGGGCCGCGAGGCAATTTTGAAAAGCCCGCGCTACTGGGGCCCGCGGTGCATCCTCCCGGCACTGTCCGCCCCGGCTCGAAGGTGTCACTCC
Above is a window of Colius striatus isolate bColStr4 chromosome 1, bColStr4.1.hap1, whole genome shotgun sequence DNA encoding:
- the LOC133627641 gene encoding histone H1.10; protein product: MSETAPAAAPAVAAPAAKAAAKKPKKAAGGSKARKPAGPSVTELITKAVSASKERKGLSLAALKKALAAGGYDVEKNNSRIKLGLKSLVSKGTLVQTKGTGASGSFRLSKKPGEVKEKAPKKRAAAAKPKKPAAKKPANAAKKPKKAAAVKKSPKKAKKPAAAAAKKATKSPKKATKAAKPKKAAAAAKSPAKAKAVKPKAAKPKATKPKAAKAKKAAAKK